The following proteins are co-located in the Pseudomonadota bacterium genome:
- a CDS encoding DUF2442 domain-containing protein, with protein sequence MYWDVKTAKPLPNYRIYVEIEDGRKGIFDLKPYLDRGVFRELRNVHYFNQVSILFGAVTWPNEQDIAPETLLAEMLPLEQTSSPKEV encoded by the coding sequence ATGTATTGGGATGTCAAGACTGCCAAACCCTTACCCAACTACCGAATCTACGTGGAAATCGAGGATGGGCGCAAGGGTATATTTGATCTGAAGCCCTATCTCGATCGAGGCGTCTTCCGTGAACTCAGAAATGTGCATTACTTCAATCAGGTTAGCATCCTGTTTGGCGCGGTGACGTGGCCAAACGAACAGGACATTGCGCCCGAAACCCTGCTTGCGGAAATGCTTCCCCTGGAACAGACAAGCTCGCCTAAAGAAGTATAA